Proteins from a single region of Vanessa tameamea isolate UH-Manoa-2023 chromosome 23, ilVanTame1 primary haplotype, whole genome shotgun sequence:
- the LOC113391765 gene encoding glucose dehydrogenase [FAD, quinone]-like — translation MIWQPLNLTEVCPTYTPITACSSFGYVYLNLLVQLYGGSRDERPHRDYREPEDIRDEYDFIVVGAGSAGCVVANRLSDNPSWKVLLLEAGPEQPDVTLVPGLSTALIGSNIDWAYTTEPNEKSCVARPGGRCPWPRGKVMGGSSSINSMAYIRGNRADYDGWAALGNEGWSYKDVLPFFKKSERNVNIEALNSVYHGVTGEQYVSRYPYIDKPSLMLTDAFNERGLPLTDFNGAQQLGTMQAQAFSLSGERVSTNTAFIQPIRYKRKNLTVKPNSEVLKILIDENKRAYGIIYNENGNILTAFAKKEVIVSAGSINSPKLLMLSGIGPRDHLEKIGIPVVQDLAVGENLHDHVSFDGIIVALSNKTATTVSEEEVLEAVQDYAAMKIKRGPLSGNGPVNSIAFIKTDPDLIAPDVQFQVNYIPNWREFLEDPITGASVSIFPTGFYDAVLPKTMNLVPKSRGALLLNESNPNGPPILYANYFSDESDLIPLLKSVRFLLSLEDTEAFRSNGAYFVREPLPACRDHVWGTDDYYICLARSYTSTSYHPVGTCKMGPAWDEKAVLDNQLRVYGVCGLRVIDASIMPFVNRGNTNAPALMIGERGVDFVMKYWREHNEPYCSY, via the exons ATGATTTGGCAACCCTTAAATCTGACCGAAGTTTGTCCAACGTACACGCCTATAACCGCCTGCTCTTCCTTCGGATATGTTTATTTGAACTTATTAGTGCAATTATATGGAGGTTCCCGAGATGAGAGGCCACATAGAGACTACAGGGAGCCGGAAGACATCAGAGATGAGTACGACTTTATCGTGGTCGGAGCCGGCTCTGCAGGTTGTGTGGTTGCCAACAGGCTATCCGATAACCCCAGCTGGAAG GTGCTTCTTTTGGAGGCAGGTCCAGAACAACCAGATGTGACTTTAGTCCCAGGCCTATCAACTGCTCTGATTGGATCCAACATAGACTGGGCTTACACGACAGAGCCTAATGAAAAGAGCTGTGTCGCTCGTCCAGGGGGAAGATGTCCTTGGCCAAG AGGTAAGGTGATGGGAGGTTCCAGCTCAATCAACTCAATGGCATACATCAGAGGGAATAGAGCTGATTATGATGGTTGGGCCGCACTTGGCAACGAAGGTTGGAGTTACAAAGAT gtaCTACCGTTCTTCAAAAAATCGGAAAGAAATGTAAACATAGAGGCTTTAAACAGCGTCTACCACGGCGTCACGGGAGAGCAGTACGTGTCGAGATACCCTTACATAGATAAACCTTCGTTGATGCTAACCGACGCTTTCAACGAAAGGGGCCTCCCTCTGACCGATTTCAACGGAGCGCAACAGTTGGGCACTATGCAGGCCCAGGCGTTTTCTCTTTCGGGTGAAAGAGTTTCAACGAACACAGCCTTCATACAACCCATcagatataaaagaaaaaatttaacCGTAAAACCGAATTCCGAAGTCCTGAAAATACTTATCGATGAAAACAAAAGGGCATATGgaataatttataacgaaaatggaaatattttgacTGCATTTGCTAAAAAAGAAGTGATAGTCAGCGCAGGATCGATTAATTCACCAAAGTTACTGATGTTGTCTGGCATCGGGCCAAGAGATCACTTAGAAAAAATAGGAATACCCGTCGTACAAGATTTAGCCGTTGGAGAAAATTTACATGATCATGTTTCTTTTGACGGTATAATTGTAGCTTTATCTAATAAAACAGCAACAACAGTCAGCGAGGAGGAAGTATTAGAAGCAGTTCAAGATTACGCTGCAATGAAAATCAAACGTGGTCCTTTATCTGGCAATGGCCCGGTTAACTCCATAGCGTTTATTAAAACCGATCCAGATTTAATCGCGCCAGATGTACAATTTCAAGTAAACTACATTCCAAATTGGAGAGAATTTCTTGAAGATCCGATAACAGGCGCATCAGTTTCAATTTTCCCAACAGGATTCTACGATGCTGTTTTACCGAAAACAATGAATTTAGTGCCTAAAAGTAGAGGCGCACTGTTATTGAACGAATCGAATCCGAACGGTCCACCTATACTTTACGCGAATTACTTCAGCGATGAAAGCGACTTAATACCTTTATTAAAAAGCGTCAGATTTCTCTTATCTTTAGAAGATACGGAAGCATTTAGATCGAACGGTGCATATTTCGTTCGGGAGCCATTACCGGCTTGTAGAGATCATGTCTGGGGCACGGACGACTACTACATATGCTTAGCTAGGTCATACACATCGACCAGTTACCATCCAGTGGGAACTTGCAAGATGGGTCCGGCGTGGGATGAAAAGGCAGTTTTAGATAATCAATTAAGAGTGTACGGCGTTTGTGGATTGAGAGTTATCGATGCGTCTATTATGCCGTTTGTCAATCGAGGAAACACGAACGCTCCAGCGTTAATGATCGGAGAAAGAGGTGTGGATTTCGTTATGAAGTACTGGCGTGAACACAATGAACCTTATTGTTCCTACTGA